The following are encoded together in the Tripterygium wilfordii isolate XIE 37 chromosome 18, ASM1340144v1, whole genome shotgun sequence genome:
- the LOC119984418 gene encoding nascent polypeptide-associated complex subunit alpha-like protein 2, with amino-acid sequence MSPGPVIEATEPEIEQTPSTEESLKKPRPDEPVVEDVKDDEKDEDDDDDDDDDDEDEKEDGTQGANESSKQSRSEKKSRKAMLKLGMKPVTGVTRVTIKRTKNILFFISKPDVFKSPNAETYVIFGEAKMEDLSSQLQAQAAQQFRMPDMGSLMGKPEVAAAAGLGATGDEEEEEIDDTGVEPRDIDLVMTQAGVSRNKAVKALKASNGDIVSAIMELTT; translated from the exons aTGTCACCAGGTCCCGTTATTGAGGCCACCGAGCCGGAGATAGAGCAGACACCCTCCACTGAAGAGTCCCTGAAGAAGCCTCGG CCGGATGAGCCCGTGGTCGAGGACGTAAAGGACGACGAGAAGGACGAAGACGACGATGACGATGACGATGACGATGACGAGGACGAGAAGGAAGATGGCACTCAAG GAGCAAATGAGAGCTCAAAGCAAAGCAGAAGTGAGAAGAAAAGTCGCAAGGCAATGTTGAAGCTGGGCATGAAACCTGTTACTGGTGTTACCAGGGTTACCATCAAGAGGACTAAAAAT ATActgtttttcatttcaaaacCTGATGTCTTCAAGAGTCCGAATGCTGAGACATATGTCATATTTGGGGAGGCTAAGATGGAGGACTTGAGTTCTCAGCTGCAGGCACAAGCTGCCCAGCAATTCAGGATGCCAGATATGGGATCCCTGATGGGAAAACCAGaggttgctgctgctgctggtcTTGGAGCGACGGgggatgaggaagaggaagaaatcGATGACACTGGTGTAGAGCCAAGGGACATTGATTTGGTGATGACACAGGCAGGTGTGTCAAGGAACAAAGCCGTCAAAGCTCTCAAGGCTAGCAATGGGGACATTGTCAGTGCTATCATGGAGCTTACTACTTAG
- the LOC119984416 gene encoding uncharacterized protein LOC119984416 isoform X1: MMGLGSYGGGGFPPSSSSNLSALAPSFTVDQFLPKPNSGPPLDLTRSPSTSPVYPSMHDWVASHYTPYSRSDPFTNPSSPFDSTPSSDPYAYPGTQVYDLSSAYAHSLYPASPGALLFNKGSTIPSEAKPHYPSYVPPETHNYSPFVSHHLHIYDLPSASSVGNMNGHDHCAQSLPNTKFMQVPFPDGSWEGLVDLNQGEPGRLTGRISKEMNSSGSSFYKNHTKQVVHASEGEISCQFAHLSNIHGAAKEKQIESASREQSDDKSFLGKQPLFMPLDHSAESVSGSTLLLPENYPQAPSLAVNSWSYRMRNADSFTEFMGQHGTHLNDDTSVVKSSTGLNVRPSCIDSYSIAHIPGSSKNVNIGAAHTEVANSDPSIVKEPCPFVKPEGKVHNNAQPLWSYLKQNNQSYAETSSAKELKSSNYSDLQEDFFHSYIAKSGVLKFNICKNGSDMTVDDSKSINTAAAHSSSEILDPYNPVVDLPCWKEASLSSFSLLDTSEAMSKECKEEIGTCKGSDLQGPKRLPPSADDAANAFSHRSTKRSVCHVNENPRNRLAYSLKRHSDVSLLFTENGIADTMKDNYNSNHAKPSCAHTHPCFEDTSEPRKEFLPCSKSVDDSDYVSSHLMQHVPGEIKLTSGIHAPADVANDEILVGYAREDNGSSHVALHASENVSCSTSPVANAPSELNLSRLCDEESYKELYVQTLVNSMVNFSELLLLHCSIDACHLREQHHKALKTVMNNLGKCIPKNAQHMESTGESMVTEQATSKFFGELPEFQKGISAERPMVLEATATDFLSQLDPQLIQKEEKCYFVPNKKKEKHSDFVSVRGDADVANHVNMTQAIKKVLSECFHEKEGKDEQVLLYKNLWLEAEASLCSLNCISRFNRIKTEVEKCNFLESKENACTEKLPNYQVYLDPATVNTSAPQAQDGPTMNRSPVISTSSHTDDVMARFFILKSRNGHSDSMKIPDEIESSFQDSPHLNIVDKLASEVKDDTSNTADDILARFRVIKSHVEQSNSMNITVAEKLASSIVSPGLNEFENFGLDVKDSLSSAISIQGYPIPSQTSHEDDVEVSVMSRFDLLKCRVDNSSSMDMENVIRHWPFIKDMSDLEIEAVLQDDATNFTKDTSTSKGFSLQVKDDHVIQPSSTSELGDQLPAGWYDGCSSDWELVLQE; encoded by the exons CTCCCGTCTATCCTTCTATGCATGATTGGGTGGCTTCTCATTACACTCCCTATTCAAGATCCGATCCTTTCACCAACCCCAGCTCCCCATTCGATTCAACCCCATCATCTGATCCTTATGCATATCCAGGAACGCAGGTATATGACTTATCCAGCGCCTATGCGCACTCTCTGTACCCTGCTTCACCCGGCGCATTATTGTTTAATAAAGGTTCCACTATACCTAGTGAAGCCAAACCACATTATCCCTCATATGTCCCGCCCGAAACCCATAACTATAGTCCCTTTGTCTCCCACCATCTGCATATTTATGACTTGCCATCGGCTTCTTCCGTTGGCAACATGAATGGGCATGATCACTGTGCTCAAAGTTTGCCCAATACAAAATTTATGCAAGTGCCGTTTCCTGATGGATCTTGGGAGGGATTGGTGGATTTGAACCAGGGTGAGCCGGGCAGACTTACTGGGCGTATCTCAAAAGAGATGAATTCATCTGGTTCATCCTTTTACAAGAATCATACGAAGCAAG TAGTTCATGCATCCGAGGGTGAGATAAGTTGTCAATTTGCCCATCTTAGTAATATTCATGGTGCAGCGAAGGAGAAGCAGATTGAGTCTGCAAGTAGGGAACAAAGTGATGATAAATCCTTCCTTGGAAAACAGCCTTTGTTCATGCCCTTGGATCATTCAGCAGAATCAGTCTCTGGATCCACTTTGCTACTTCCTGAAAATTATCCTCAGGCACCTTCTCTTGCTGTTAATTCCTGGAGCTACAGAATGCGAAACGCTGATTCATTTACAGAATTCATGGGACAGCATGGTACTCATCTGAATGACGATACATCAGTCGTGAAGTCATCTACTGGTCTCAATGTTAGGCCTTCATGTATTGACAGCTATTCTATAGCACACATTCCTGGTTCGTCTAAAAATGTGAATATTGGTGCAGCTCACACAGAAGTTGCTAACAGTGATCCCTCAATTGTGAAAGAGCCCTGTCCCTTTGTGAAACCTGAAGGCAAAGTCCATAATAATGCTCAACCACTCTGGtcttatttgaaacaaaataacCAGAGCTATGCAGAAACATCCTCAGCTAAAGAACTTAAGTCGAGCAACTATTCTGATTTGCAGGAGGATTTCTTTCATTCTTACATTGCAAAATCTGGAGTTCTAAAGTTTAATATATGTAAAAATGGGTCAGATATGACAGTTGATGATAGCAAATCCATCAACACTGCTGCTGCTCATAGTTCCTCTGAGATTTTGGATCCTTACAACCCTGTTGTGGACTTGCCATGCTGGAAAGAAGCTTCACTTTCTAGTTTTTCTCTCCTTGATACTTCTGAGGCTATGTCTAAAGAGTGTAAGGAAGAAATAGGCACCTGCAAAGGTTCTGATCTTCAAGGGCCTAAAAGACTCCCTCCCAGTGCTGATGATGCTGCGAATGCTTTTTCTCATAGATCAACCAAAAGATCAGTGTGCCATGTAAATGAAAATCCCAGAAATCGTTTAGCATATTCTCTGAAGAGGCATTCAGATGTTAGTTTGCTCTTTACTGAGAATGGAATTGCTGATACTATGAAAGATAACTATAACTCCAACCATGCAAAACCAAGCTGTGCCCATACACATCCCTGTTTTGAGGACACCAGTGAACCAAGGAAAGAATTTCTCCCGTGCAGCAAGTCAGTAGATGATTCTGATTATGTGTCTAGTCACCTCATGCAGCATGTACCTGGAGAAATTAAATTGACGTCTGGAATACATGCACCAGCTGATGTTGCGAATGATGAGATTCTTGTTGGTTATGCTCGAGAAGACAATGGTTCATCTCATGTGGCATTACATGCTTCTGAGAATGTCTCGTGTTCGACTTCTCCTGTTGCAAATGCTCCTTCTGAGCTTAACCTTTCCAGATTGTGTGATGAAGAATCATATAAGGAACTGTATGTCCAGACACTGGTCAATTCTATGGTTAATTTTTCAGAATTACTACTGCTGCACTGTTCGATTGATGCATGTCACCTGAGGGAACAACATCACAAGGCCCTCAAAACTGTGATGAACAACCTGGGTAAATGTATACCAAAAAATGCTCAGCACATGGAGTCTACTGGAGAATCAATGGTTACTGAGCAAGCCACTTCTAAATTTTTTGGGGAGCTGCCTGAATTTCAGAAG GGGATTAGTGCGGAGAGGCCAATGGTTTTAGAGGCAACTGCTACTGATTTTCTGAGTCAGCTGGACCCTCAGCTTATccaaaaggaagagaaatgCTACTTTGTGCCtaataagaaaaaagagaaacactCGGATTTTGTTTCTGTAAGGGGTGATGCAGATGTGGCAAATCATGTTAATATGACCCAG GCTATAAAGAAGGTCCTTAGTGAGTGTTTTCATGAAAAGGAAGGAAAGGACGAGCAAGTTCTCTTATATAAGAATCTGTGGCTTGAGGCGGAAGCTTCATTATGTTCCCTTAATTGTATATCTCGCTTTAATCGCATTAAAACCGAGGTGGAGAAATGCAACTTTCTTGAATCAAAAG AAAATGCATGCACGGAGAAATTGCCAAATTATCAGGTTTATCTTGATCCAGCTACAGTTAATACTTCAGCACCTCAGGCTCAGGATGGCCCAACAATGAATCGTTCCCCTGTCATTAGCACAAGCAGCCATACAGATGATGTTATGGCTAGATTTTTCATCTTAAAATCACGGAATGGCCACTCTGATTCCATGAAAATCCCAGATGAAATAGAATCAAGCTTTCAGGATTCCCCACATTTGAACATTGTTGACAAATTGGCTTCTGAAGTTAAAGATGACACAAGCAACACTGCAGATGATATTCTTGCCAGATTCCGAGTCATAAAATCCCATGTCGAACAGTCTAATTCTATGAACATCACAGTTGcagaaaaactagcaagctcCATAGTTTCTCCTGGTCTAAAcgagtttgaaaattttggactGGATGTGAAGGATAGCCTGAGCTCTGCTATATCCATCCAGGGTTATCCCATTCCTAGCCAGACCAGCCATGAAGATGATGTTGAGGTTTCTGTCATGTCCAGATTCGATCTTCTGAAATGTCGTGTTGACAATTCGAGTTCCATGGACATGGAAAATGTGATAAGGCATTGGCCTTTTATTAAAGACATGTCCGACTTAGAAATTGAAGCAGTATTGCAGGATGATGCCACCAACTTTACTAAAGACACGTCAACTTCAAAAGGGTTCTCTCTACAGGTAAAGGATGACCATGTTATTCAACCATCTAGTACAAGCGAACTCGGAGATCAACTTCCTGCTGGTTGGTATGATGGCTGTTCGTCAGACTGGGAACTTGTATTGCAAGAGTAG
- the LOC119984416 gene encoding uncharacterized protein LOC119984416 isoform X3, protein MMGLGSYGGGGFPPSSSSNLSALAPSFTVDQFLPKPNSGPPLDLTRSPSTSPVYPSMHDWVASHYTPYSRSDPFTNPSSPFDSTPSSDPYAYPGTQVYDLSSAYAHSLYPASPGALLFNKGSTIPSEAKPHYPSYVPPETHNYSPFVSHHLHIYDLPSASSVGNMNGHDHCAQSLPNTKFMQVPFPDGSWEGLVDLNQGEPGRLTGRISKEMNSSGSSFYKNHTKQAKEKQIESASREQSDDKSFLGKQPLFMPLDHSAESVSGSTLLLPENYPQAPSLAVNSWSYRMRNADSFTEFMGQHGTHLNDDTSVVKSSTGLNVRPSCIDSYSIAHIPGSSKNVNIGAAHTEVANSDPSIVKEPCPFVKPEGKVHNNAQPLWSYLKQNNQSYAETSSAKELKSSNYSDLQEDFFHSYIAKSGVLKFNICKNGSDMTVDDSKSINTAAAHSSSEILDPYNPVVDLPCWKEASLSSFSLLDTSEAMSKECKEEIGTCKGSDLQGPKRLPPSADDAANAFSHRSTKRSVCHVNENPRNRLAYSLKRHSDVSLLFTENGIADTMKDNYNSNHAKPSCAHTHPCFEDTSEPRKEFLPCSKSVDDSDYVSSHLMQHVPGEIKLTSGIHAPADVANDEILVGYAREDNGSSHVALHASENVSCSTSPVANAPSELNLSRLCDEESYKELYVQTLVNSMVNFSELLLLHCSIDACHLREQHHKALKTVMNNLGKCIPKNAQHMESTGESMVTEQATSKFFGELPEFQKGISAERPMVLEATATDFLSQLDPQLIQKEEKCYFVPNKKKEKHSDFVSVRGDADVANHVNMTQAIKKVLSECFHEKEGKDEQVLLYKNLWLEAEASLCSLNCISRFNRIKTEVEKCNFLESKENACTEKLPNYQVYLDPATVNTSAPQAQDGPTMNRSPVISTSSHTDDVMARFFILKSRNGHSDSMKIPDEIESSFQDSPHLNIVDKLASEVKDDTSNTADDILARFRVIKSHVEQSNSMNITVAEKLASSIVSPGLNEFENFGLDVKDSLSSAISIQGYPIPSQTSHEDDVEVSVMSRFDLLKCRVDNSSSMDMENVIRHWPFIKDMSDLEIEAVLQDDATNFTKDTSTSKGFSLQVKDDHVIQPSSTSELGDQLPAGWYDGCSSDWELVLQE, encoded by the exons CTCCCGTCTATCCTTCTATGCATGATTGGGTGGCTTCTCATTACACTCCCTATTCAAGATCCGATCCTTTCACCAACCCCAGCTCCCCATTCGATTCAACCCCATCATCTGATCCTTATGCATATCCAGGAACGCAGGTATATGACTTATCCAGCGCCTATGCGCACTCTCTGTACCCTGCTTCACCCGGCGCATTATTGTTTAATAAAGGTTCCACTATACCTAGTGAAGCCAAACCACATTATCCCTCATATGTCCCGCCCGAAACCCATAACTATAGTCCCTTTGTCTCCCACCATCTGCATATTTATGACTTGCCATCGGCTTCTTCCGTTGGCAACATGAATGGGCATGATCACTGTGCTCAAAGTTTGCCCAATACAAAATTTATGCAAGTGCCGTTTCCTGATGGATCTTGGGAGGGATTGGTGGATTTGAACCAGGGTGAGCCGGGCAGACTTACTGGGCGTATCTCAAAAGAGATGAATTCATCTGGTTCATCCTTTTACAAGAATCATACGAAGCAAG CGAAGGAGAAGCAGATTGAGTCTGCAAGTAGGGAACAAAGTGATGATAAATCCTTCCTTGGAAAACAGCCTTTGTTCATGCCCTTGGATCATTCAGCAGAATCAGTCTCTGGATCCACTTTGCTACTTCCTGAAAATTATCCTCAGGCACCTTCTCTTGCTGTTAATTCCTGGAGCTACAGAATGCGAAACGCTGATTCATTTACAGAATTCATGGGACAGCATGGTACTCATCTGAATGACGATACATCAGTCGTGAAGTCATCTACTGGTCTCAATGTTAGGCCTTCATGTATTGACAGCTATTCTATAGCACACATTCCTGGTTCGTCTAAAAATGTGAATATTGGTGCAGCTCACACAGAAGTTGCTAACAGTGATCCCTCAATTGTGAAAGAGCCCTGTCCCTTTGTGAAACCTGAAGGCAAAGTCCATAATAATGCTCAACCACTCTGGtcttatttgaaacaaaataacCAGAGCTATGCAGAAACATCCTCAGCTAAAGAACTTAAGTCGAGCAACTATTCTGATTTGCAGGAGGATTTCTTTCATTCTTACATTGCAAAATCTGGAGTTCTAAAGTTTAATATATGTAAAAATGGGTCAGATATGACAGTTGATGATAGCAAATCCATCAACACTGCTGCTGCTCATAGTTCCTCTGAGATTTTGGATCCTTACAACCCTGTTGTGGACTTGCCATGCTGGAAAGAAGCTTCACTTTCTAGTTTTTCTCTCCTTGATACTTCTGAGGCTATGTCTAAAGAGTGTAAGGAAGAAATAGGCACCTGCAAAGGTTCTGATCTTCAAGGGCCTAAAAGACTCCCTCCCAGTGCTGATGATGCTGCGAATGCTTTTTCTCATAGATCAACCAAAAGATCAGTGTGCCATGTAAATGAAAATCCCAGAAATCGTTTAGCATATTCTCTGAAGAGGCATTCAGATGTTAGTTTGCTCTTTACTGAGAATGGAATTGCTGATACTATGAAAGATAACTATAACTCCAACCATGCAAAACCAAGCTGTGCCCATACACATCCCTGTTTTGAGGACACCAGTGAACCAAGGAAAGAATTTCTCCCGTGCAGCAAGTCAGTAGATGATTCTGATTATGTGTCTAGTCACCTCATGCAGCATGTACCTGGAGAAATTAAATTGACGTCTGGAATACATGCACCAGCTGATGTTGCGAATGATGAGATTCTTGTTGGTTATGCTCGAGAAGACAATGGTTCATCTCATGTGGCATTACATGCTTCTGAGAATGTCTCGTGTTCGACTTCTCCTGTTGCAAATGCTCCTTCTGAGCTTAACCTTTCCAGATTGTGTGATGAAGAATCATATAAGGAACTGTATGTCCAGACACTGGTCAATTCTATGGTTAATTTTTCAGAATTACTACTGCTGCACTGTTCGATTGATGCATGTCACCTGAGGGAACAACATCACAAGGCCCTCAAAACTGTGATGAACAACCTGGGTAAATGTATACCAAAAAATGCTCAGCACATGGAGTCTACTGGAGAATCAATGGTTACTGAGCAAGCCACTTCTAAATTTTTTGGGGAGCTGCCTGAATTTCAGAAG GGGATTAGTGCGGAGAGGCCAATGGTTTTAGAGGCAACTGCTACTGATTTTCTGAGTCAGCTGGACCCTCAGCTTATccaaaaggaagagaaatgCTACTTTGTGCCtaataagaaaaaagagaaacactCGGATTTTGTTTCTGTAAGGGGTGATGCAGATGTGGCAAATCATGTTAATATGACCCAG GCTATAAAGAAGGTCCTTAGTGAGTGTTTTCATGAAAAGGAAGGAAAGGACGAGCAAGTTCTCTTATATAAGAATCTGTGGCTTGAGGCGGAAGCTTCATTATGTTCCCTTAATTGTATATCTCGCTTTAATCGCATTAAAACCGAGGTGGAGAAATGCAACTTTCTTGAATCAAAAG AAAATGCATGCACGGAGAAATTGCCAAATTATCAGGTTTATCTTGATCCAGCTACAGTTAATACTTCAGCACCTCAGGCTCAGGATGGCCCAACAATGAATCGTTCCCCTGTCATTAGCACAAGCAGCCATACAGATGATGTTATGGCTAGATTTTTCATCTTAAAATCACGGAATGGCCACTCTGATTCCATGAAAATCCCAGATGAAATAGAATCAAGCTTTCAGGATTCCCCACATTTGAACATTGTTGACAAATTGGCTTCTGAAGTTAAAGATGACACAAGCAACACTGCAGATGATATTCTTGCCAGATTCCGAGTCATAAAATCCCATGTCGAACAGTCTAATTCTATGAACATCACAGTTGcagaaaaactagcaagctcCATAGTTTCTCCTGGTCTAAAcgagtttgaaaattttggactGGATGTGAAGGATAGCCTGAGCTCTGCTATATCCATCCAGGGTTATCCCATTCCTAGCCAGACCAGCCATGAAGATGATGTTGAGGTTTCTGTCATGTCCAGATTCGATCTTCTGAAATGTCGTGTTGACAATTCGAGTTCCATGGACATGGAAAATGTGATAAGGCATTGGCCTTTTATTAAAGACATGTCCGACTTAGAAATTGAAGCAGTATTGCAGGATGATGCCACCAACTTTACTAAAGACACGTCAACTTCAAAAGGGTTCTCTCTACAGGTAAAGGATGACCATGTTATTCAACCATCTAGTACAAGCGAACTCGGAGATCAACTTCCTGCTGGTTGGTATGATGGCTGTTCGTCAGACTGGGAACTTGTATTGCAAGAGTAG
- the LOC119984416 gene encoding uncharacterized protein LOC119984416 isoform X2, translated as MMGLGSYGGGGFPPSSSSNLSALAPSFTVDQFLPKPNSGPPLDLTRSPSTSPVYPSMHDWVASHYTPYSRSDPFTNPSSPFDSTPSSDPYAYPGTQVYDLSSAYAHSLYPASPGALLFNKGSTIPSEAKPHYPSYVPPETHNYSPFVSHHLHIYDLPSASSVGNMNGHDHCAQSLPNTKFMQVPFPDGSWEGLVDLNQGEPGRLTGRISKEMNSSGSSFYKNHTKQVHASEGEISCQFAHLSNIHGAAKEKQIESASREQSDDKSFLGKQPLFMPLDHSAESVSGSTLLLPENYPQAPSLAVNSWSYRMRNADSFTEFMGQHGTHLNDDTSVVKSSTGLNVRPSCIDSYSIAHIPGSSKNVNIGAAHTEVANSDPSIVKEPCPFVKPEGKVHNNAQPLWSYLKQNNQSYAETSSAKELKSSNYSDLQEDFFHSYIAKSGVLKFNICKNGSDMTVDDSKSINTAAAHSSSEILDPYNPVVDLPCWKEASLSSFSLLDTSEAMSKECKEEIGTCKGSDLQGPKRLPPSADDAANAFSHRSTKRSVCHVNENPRNRLAYSLKRHSDVSLLFTENGIADTMKDNYNSNHAKPSCAHTHPCFEDTSEPRKEFLPCSKSVDDSDYVSSHLMQHVPGEIKLTSGIHAPADVANDEILVGYAREDNGSSHVALHASENVSCSTSPVANAPSELNLSRLCDEESYKELYVQTLVNSMVNFSELLLLHCSIDACHLREQHHKALKTVMNNLGKCIPKNAQHMESTGESMVTEQATSKFFGELPEFQKGISAERPMVLEATATDFLSQLDPQLIQKEEKCYFVPNKKKEKHSDFVSVRGDADVANHVNMTQAIKKVLSECFHEKEGKDEQVLLYKNLWLEAEASLCSLNCISRFNRIKTEVEKCNFLESKENACTEKLPNYQVYLDPATVNTSAPQAQDGPTMNRSPVISTSSHTDDVMARFFILKSRNGHSDSMKIPDEIESSFQDSPHLNIVDKLASEVKDDTSNTADDILARFRVIKSHVEQSNSMNITVAEKLASSIVSPGLNEFENFGLDVKDSLSSAISIQGYPIPSQTSHEDDVEVSVMSRFDLLKCRVDNSSSMDMENVIRHWPFIKDMSDLEIEAVLQDDATNFTKDTSTSKGFSLQVKDDHVIQPSSTSELGDQLPAGWYDGCSSDWELVLQE; from the exons CTCCCGTCTATCCTTCTATGCATGATTGGGTGGCTTCTCATTACACTCCCTATTCAAGATCCGATCCTTTCACCAACCCCAGCTCCCCATTCGATTCAACCCCATCATCTGATCCTTATGCATATCCAGGAACGCAGGTATATGACTTATCCAGCGCCTATGCGCACTCTCTGTACCCTGCTTCACCCGGCGCATTATTGTTTAATAAAGGTTCCACTATACCTAGTGAAGCCAAACCACATTATCCCTCATATGTCCCGCCCGAAACCCATAACTATAGTCCCTTTGTCTCCCACCATCTGCATATTTATGACTTGCCATCGGCTTCTTCCGTTGGCAACATGAATGGGCATGATCACTGTGCTCAAAGTTTGCCCAATACAAAATTTATGCAAGTGCCGTTTCCTGATGGATCTTGGGAGGGATTGGTGGATTTGAACCAGGGTGAGCCGGGCAGACTTACTGGGCGTATCTCAAAAGAGATGAATTCATCTGGTTCATCCTTTTACAAGAATCATACGAAGCAAG TTCATGCATCCGAGGGTGAGATAAGTTGTCAATTTGCCCATCTTAGTAATATTCATGGTGCAGCGAAGGAGAAGCAGATTGAGTCTGCAAGTAGGGAACAAAGTGATGATAAATCCTTCCTTGGAAAACAGCCTTTGTTCATGCCCTTGGATCATTCAGCAGAATCAGTCTCTGGATCCACTTTGCTACTTCCTGAAAATTATCCTCAGGCACCTTCTCTTGCTGTTAATTCCTGGAGCTACAGAATGCGAAACGCTGATTCATTTACAGAATTCATGGGACAGCATGGTACTCATCTGAATGACGATACATCAGTCGTGAAGTCATCTACTGGTCTCAATGTTAGGCCTTCATGTATTGACAGCTATTCTATAGCACACATTCCTGGTTCGTCTAAAAATGTGAATATTGGTGCAGCTCACACAGAAGTTGCTAACAGTGATCCCTCAATTGTGAAAGAGCCCTGTCCCTTTGTGAAACCTGAAGGCAAAGTCCATAATAATGCTCAACCACTCTGGtcttatttgaaacaaaataacCAGAGCTATGCAGAAACATCCTCAGCTAAAGAACTTAAGTCGAGCAACTATTCTGATTTGCAGGAGGATTTCTTTCATTCTTACATTGCAAAATCTGGAGTTCTAAAGTTTAATATATGTAAAAATGGGTCAGATATGACAGTTGATGATAGCAAATCCATCAACACTGCTGCTGCTCATAGTTCCTCTGAGATTTTGGATCCTTACAACCCTGTTGTGGACTTGCCATGCTGGAAAGAAGCTTCACTTTCTAGTTTTTCTCTCCTTGATACTTCTGAGGCTATGTCTAAAGAGTGTAAGGAAGAAATAGGCACCTGCAAAGGTTCTGATCTTCAAGGGCCTAAAAGACTCCCTCCCAGTGCTGATGATGCTGCGAATGCTTTTTCTCATAGATCAACCAAAAGATCAGTGTGCCATGTAAATGAAAATCCCAGAAATCGTTTAGCATATTCTCTGAAGAGGCATTCAGATGTTAGTTTGCTCTTTACTGAGAATGGAATTGCTGATACTATGAAAGATAACTATAACTCCAACCATGCAAAACCAAGCTGTGCCCATACACATCCCTGTTTTGAGGACACCAGTGAACCAAGGAAAGAATTTCTCCCGTGCAGCAAGTCAGTAGATGATTCTGATTATGTGTCTAGTCACCTCATGCAGCATGTACCTGGAGAAATTAAATTGACGTCTGGAATACATGCACCAGCTGATGTTGCGAATGATGAGATTCTTGTTGGTTATGCTCGAGAAGACAATGGTTCATCTCATGTGGCATTACATGCTTCTGAGAATGTCTCGTGTTCGACTTCTCCTGTTGCAAATGCTCCTTCTGAGCTTAACCTTTCCAGATTGTGTGATGAAGAATCATATAAGGAACTGTATGTCCAGACACTGGTCAATTCTATGGTTAATTTTTCAGAATTACTACTGCTGCACTGTTCGATTGATGCATGTCACCTGAGGGAACAACATCACAAGGCCCTCAAAACTGTGATGAACAACCTGGGTAAATGTATACCAAAAAATGCTCAGCACATGGAGTCTACTGGAGAATCAATGGTTACTGAGCAAGCCACTTCTAAATTTTTTGGGGAGCTGCCTGAATTTCAGAAG GGGATTAGTGCGGAGAGGCCAATGGTTTTAGAGGCAACTGCTACTGATTTTCTGAGTCAGCTGGACCCTCAGCTTATccaaaaggaagagaaatgCTACTTTGTGCCtaataagaaaaaagagaaacactCGGATTTTGTTTCTGTAAGGGGTGATGCAGATGTGGCAAATCATGTTAATATGACCCAG GCTATAAAGAAGGTCCTTAGTGAGTGTTTTCATGAAAAGGAAGGAAAGGACGAGCAAGTTCTCTTATATAAGAATCTGTGGCTTGAGGCGGAAGCTTCATTATGTTCCCTTAATTGTATATCTCGCTTTAATCGCATTAAAACCGAGGTGGAGAAATGCAACTTTCTTGAATCAAAAG AAAATGCATGCACGGAGAAATTGCCAAATTATCAGGTTTATCTTGATCCAGCTACAGTTAATACTTCAGCACCTCAGGCTCAGGATGGCCCAACAATGAATCGTTCCCCTGTCATTAGCACAAGCAGCCATACAGATGATGTTATGGCTAGATTTTTCATCTTAAAATCACGGAATGGCCACTCTGATTCCATGAAAATCCCAGATGAAATAGAATCAAGCTTTCAGGATTCCCCACATTTGAACATTGTTGACAAATTGGCTTCTGAAGTTAAAGATGACACAAGCAACACTGCAGATGATATTCTTGCCAGATTCCGAGTCATAAAATCCCATGTCGAACAGTCTAATTCTATGAACATCACAGTTGcagaaaaactagcaagctcCATAGTTTCTCCTGGTCTAAAcgagtttgaaaattttggactGGATGTGAAGGATAGCCTGAGCTCTGCTATATCCATCCAGGGTTATCCCATTCCTAGCCAGACCAGCCATGAAGATGATGTTGAGGTTTCTGTCATGTCCAGATTCGATCTTCTGAAATGTCGTGTTGACAATTCGAGTTCCATGGACATGGAAAATGTGATAAGGCATTGGCCTTTTATTAAAGACATGTCCGACTTAGAAATTGAAGCAGTATTGCAGGATGATGCCACCAACTTTACTAAAGACACGTCAACTTCAAAAGGGTTCTCTCTACAGGTAAAGGATGACCATGTTATTCAACCATCTAGTACAAGCGAACTCGGAGATCAACTTCCTGCTGGTTGGTATGATGGCTGTTCGTCAGACTGGGAACTTGTATTGCAAGAGTAG